Proteins encoded together in one Syntrophorhabdaceae bacterium window:
- a CDS encoding tyrosine-type recombinase/integrase produces the protein MPLTDIRIRNARPRKKPYKMYDASGLYLLVTPSGGKWWRFNYLLKGKQKTISLGVYPDVSLKEARNRRDRGKDLLAEGGDPSAMRKAQKTDGAMTYGELTMEWFENRKSTWVKRHAETVLQRINNYILPAFGDTPVTGITTPLLYKFLQGIEQSGKIETAHRVKQITSMIFRYGIVKGVAERDPASDLGRGMLTPSRPQHYATILEPAKIGALMRAIDGYEYVLVRCALKLLSLTFVRPGELRNARWEEFKFDERLWEIPAEKMKMKREHVVPLSKQAIALLKELRSFSSYLKSEYLFPSLRSRQRPISDVTMHAALRRMGYDTKKDITPHGFRAMARTILHERLKFPPEVIEHQLAHAVPDALGEAYNRTKFIDERKKMMQAWADYLDTLKTSI, from the coding sequence ATGCCGCTTACGGACATACGCATCAGGAACGCGCGTCCCAGGAAAAAACCCTACAAGATGTACGACGCATCCGGTCTGTATCTTCTTGTCACTCCTTCCGGAGGCAAATGGTGGAGGTTCAACTATCTCCTGAAGGGAAAGCAGAAGACCATCAGCCTTGGCGTGTATCCCGATGTAAGCCTGAAGGAGGCCAGAAACAGAAGAGATCGGGGGAAAGACCTCCTTGCGGAGGGCGGCGACCCCTCGGCGATGAGGAAGGCGCAGAAGACTGACGGGGCCATGACCTACGGAGAGCTGACCATGGAGTGGTTTGAGAACAGGAAGTCAACGTGGGTGAAAAGACATGCGGAAACGGTCTTGCAGAGGATCAACAACTACATCCTCCCCGCCTTCGGGGATACCCCCGTCACTGGGATCACGACGCCTCTGCTCTATAAGTTCCTACAGGGCATAGAGCAAAGCGGCAAGATCGAGACGGCGCACAGGGTAAAACAGATAACGAGCATGATATTCCGGTATGGCATCGTGAAGGGTGTTGCAGAGAGGGACCCCGCATCGGACCTGGGGCGGGGGATGCTTACGCCGTCTCGGCCCCAGCACTATGCGACGATCCTCGAACCTGCGAAGATAGGCGCCCTCATGAGGGCGATCGACGGGTATGAGTACGTGCTCGTAAGATGCGCCCTCAAGCTCCTTTCACTCACCTTTGTCCGGCCGGGAGAACTCCGCAACGCCCGATGGGAAGAGTTTAAGTTTGATGAAAGACTGTGGGAGATCCCCGCCGAGAAGATGAAGATGAAACGGGAGCACGTGGTCCCTCTCTCCAAACAGGCAATCGCCCTGCTCAAGGAGTTGCGGTCGTTCTCGTCATACCTGAAATCGGAGTATCTCTTTCCGAGCCTGCGGAGCAGGCAAAGGCCCATCTCCGACGTGACGATGCACGCGGCGCTGCGGCGCATGGGGTACGACACGAAGAAAGATATCACCCCTCACGGGTTCAGGGCTATGGCGCGTACGATCCTTCATGAACGGTTGAAGTTCCCTCCCGAGGTGATCGAGCACCAGCTGGCACACGCCGTTCCCGATGCGCTCGGAGAGGCATACAACAGGACGAAGTTCATCGACGAGAGAAAGAAGATGATGCAGGCATGGGCGGACTATCTTGATACATTAAAAACATCAATTTGA